ATCGTCTGGCGGACCGAGAAGTCGTAGTCGCTGGTGGGCCGGCGCACGTCGATATCGAGGCCGATGGTCGAGACGATGCGCTCGGCCACCTCGATCATGCGCCGCGTATCGATGAGCTGGCCCCAGCGCACGAAACGATCCTCGTGCGCCAGAAGGAGATTCTCGTAGACGGCGATGTTGGGGATCAGCGCCTGCTCCTGGAACACGCGGGAGATTCCCAAGAGCGAGGCTTCGCGATAATTGGCCGGATGGATCTCGCGGCCGTCGAGCGCGACGCGGCCGCCGTCGGCCGGGATGATACCGGAGATGATATTGAAGAGTGTCGTCTTGCCGGCACCGTTCTCGCCGACGATCCCCACGATCTGGTTGCGCGCGGCCGAGAGACTGACCGAGTCGAGCGTGGTCACACCGGCAAAGCTCTTGCTGACGTTCTCGACCCGAAGGATCGCGCTTTCGGTCATGGCGGAGGGAGGACGGCGCGCAAGCCGGACAGGGCCGGCGGCGGACAGACGCGAGGCTGGTTCATTGCCCATGGTCCGATCCGCCGCCGTCCCGACCCGATCAGGCCTTCTTCATCGGCGAGGGGCCGAAGAAGTCGATCTTGTAATGCGCCTTGTATTCTTCCTGGACCGCCTTGGCCTCGCCGTTGGCGTGGGCGTCGCGATAGGCGGCGGGATAGTCCCAGCCGTCGGGCTTCGGGATGCCGCCCCACTCGCGGTCGATGTCCATCGGGAACAGTTCCGCCTGCGGATCCCAATCGTTGGGATGCTTCACCTTCGACAGCTTCTCGTAGTCGAAGGGCGCCACGTCGCCATTGTTCACATAGCGCGTGAGATAGGCATCGACATTGTCCTTGGTCATGGCGACCGACCGCCAGCTCATCATCCGTTCGGAGGCGCGCGGCTTCCAGCCATTCATCACGTCGTAGAGGCGCGTCGCGAGAAGGGCTCCCATATAGGCGGGCACGTTGGCGCTGGTGGTCAGGAGTTTTCCCTGCTTGATCGCTTCGGCACCGCCCGTGGTGCCGTCGGCGCCCGAGAGAAACACATCCTTGCCCGGTTGCATGCCGGCGGCCCGAAGGGCCGCCATGCAGCCATCGGCCACGTCGTCGTTCTGCGCGATCACGCCGACGATATTGGGATAGCGCGAGATCAGGTCCTCCATCGCCTTCTGCGAATCCTCGCGGTTCCACTTGCCGGGCAGCGAGCCCGCGAACTTGATCTTCGGGAAATCCTTGAAGGCATCGTCGCGGCCGCGGCTGCGGATGGTGTCGGTCGAGTTGCCCTCGATGCCGGTCACGCCCACGACGGTGCCGCCGCCGAACTTGTCCATGATCGCCTTGCAGACTTCGACGGTCACGGCGCGCTCGGCCGAGAATTCCTCGGGCACCGCATACATCGTGTAGTAGTCGCCGGCCTCGAAGGGGGTGAACCAGGGCAGCGTGCCCCAGGTGTTGTCAAACCAGATCTTGTTCTCGTTGGCGAGCTGGGCGATGCGCTTGATCGATCCGCCCCCCGGGGCATGCAGCATCACGCCGTTGACGCCCGCCGCGATCTGCTGCTCGAACTGATTGAGCTGGCGTTCGGAATCGAGCTGCCCGTCGAAGGAGGCGAACCCGAGGCCCAGCGCGTCGGCGGCCCCGTGGGCGCCGACATCGGCATTGGCGCAATACTCCAGCTGCAGCGTCATGATCAGATGCGCGATCTTGCCGCTCGGATCGGCGACCGCGATGGACGGGATGCCGACACTGGCCGCCGTCGCCGCGGCGATGGCGCTGGCCGAGGCGAAGGACAGGAACTGACGACGCGACACGCCATGGAGATCGAGTCGCTCCATCGTACCGTCGACGACCTTCTTCTGGGTGTAGTCGGGAAACAGCTTGGGATTGAGTCGCTTGGCCATGGTCGGATTCTCCCGGGTTTCTGGCGCTGCTGGCGTCGTTATTGTTTGGCGACGAACTTGATCTTGCCCTCTTCGCGGATGCGCTCCGCCTTGCCCTGCTCGATCAGCCAGAGCAGATGAGTCTGGATGCAGGCCTCGGCATAGCAGTGCCGCTCGCCGATGCCGGTCGAGACCGTGTAGTTGAGATCGGTCTTGACCGGCATGACTTCCGGCAGGAGCTCAGGGATGGTGACCGGCCGCTTCTCGCGGCGCAGCACGAACAGCACCCGGTTCTGGGTATCGCGCTGCTGCATCTGCATGTGCTTCATGCGCCGCAGCGAGCTGTCCTTCGAATAGGCGGAAAGGCCATGGCCCTCGAGCAGAAGCTCGGGCGCGTAATCGATGCAGCGCTGGATCGAGTGCGAATGGTCCTTCGCATTACCGATCGGGAAGGGTCCCAGCGGCGTCGGGTAATGCATCAGGTCGCCCGGATAGAGCGTGCGGGTGTTGGGATTCCACAGGCCGATATGGCCGGGGCAGTGGCCTGGAAGATGGACCACCTCCAGCTTGAGGCCGCCGACATCCAGGATGTCGCCATCCTCGACGGCGCGATCGACCTCGACCGGGAAGTTCCAGTATTTGCGGACGATGTCCGGATCGGAGAGGCCGAAGCTCTCCCCCGGCTTCAGGTTGAAATCCTCGAGCAGCGCCTCGGGTGTCGTACCGAGTCGGGTGATGTTCTCGCGCCGCGTCACGATCATCGGATCCTCGATGATCGGGCGGTCCAGCGGGTGGCAGACGACCTCCGCGCCATAGCGCTTCTTCAGCATGTCGGCATTGCCGACATGGTCGTAATGGAAGTGGGTGATAAAGATGTATTTGAGCGCGTTCTTCTCCTTGTCGAGCAGATCGACCAGGAATTCGCCCATGCCGTTATTGTGCTCGGGCAGCGTCCAGTTGCCGCTGTCGATCAGCAGGTTCTCGCCCTTGCCGCGGATGAGATAGACGCCGCTCTGGACATAGCCGTCGAGCTCGTCCTCGGCGAGCGGCCCATGGATGCCGGGAATGCCCCAACCGTCCGGAGTTTCTGCCCAAAAGAAGATCATCTCATCGCCTCCTCTCTCTCGCCGTCGCTGTCCCGGGACCCGTCAGGCATTCTTCGGTGCGTAGCGGCGGTAGCGCACATCCGCCGTGATCTCGTGCGCGAGCATGCCCTCGACATGGCAGACGCGGCCCATGATCGGTGCGATGCGCCGGCTCGCCTCCGGTGTCAGATGCTGGTAGGTCACGGTCTTGATGAATTTGCCGGCCCAGAGCCCGCCGGTGTAGCGGGCGGCGCGGCCGGTCGGGAGCGTGTGATTGGTGCCGACGCCCTTGTCGCCATAGGCGACCGTGCATTCCTCGCCGAGGAAGAGGCTGCCATAGTTGCGCAGCTTCGACAGATAGAAGTCGAGCCGCTTGGTCATCACCTCGAGATGCTCGGGCGCATATTCGTCGCTGACCGAAACCGCCTCCTCGTCGCTGTCCACCACGACGATCTCGCCATGGTCGCGCCAGGCGAGCGAGGCGACCTCGGCGGTCGGCAGGGTCTCGAGCTGCTTCTCGATCTCGGCGAGCACCGCCTTGCCCAAGGCATCTGAGGTGGTGACGAGCCAGGCAGGGCTGTCCGGCCCATGCTCCGCCTGCCCCAGCAGATCGGTCGCGATCAGCGCCGGATCGGCGCTGTCGTCGGCGATGATCAGGATCTCGGTCGGACCCGCCATCAGATCGAGGCCGACCACCCCGAAGAGCTGGCGCTTGGCCTCGGCGACGAAGGCATTGCCGGGGCCGGTGATCATGTCGACGGGGCGCATGCCGACGCAGCCATGGGCCATGGCGGCCATGGCCTGGACGCCGCCCAGCGCATAGATCTCGTCCGCGCCGGAGGCATGGAGCGCGTAGAGCGTCGGCGGGAAGATCGCGACGCCGTCGCGCGGCGGAGCGCAGGCCGTGATATAGCCCACGCCCGCCACCCGCGCCGTGCCCACGCTCATGATCGCGGCCGACACCAGCGGATATTTGCCGCCGGGGATATAGCAGCCCACGGCCTCGACTGGGATATGCTTCTGGCCCAGCCGGATGCCGTCCTGGGTCTCGACCTCGAACTCCTGCATGCTGTCGCGCTGGCGGCGCGCGAAGTCGGTCACCTGCTGCTTGCAGAAGGCGAAATCCTCCTTGAAGGATTCCGGCAGGTTGGTCGCCACCTTGCGGATCTCGTCCTCCGAGACCCGAAACTCCTTGCCCTGCCAGCGATCGAGCTCGCGCGCATAGCGCGCCACCGCCTCGTCGCGGTTGCTCGCGATGTCGGCCAGCATCTTGCGCACCGTCTCTTCGACGCGGCTCAGATCGCGCGGCGCCTTGGGCGGCGCCTTCTTCACATATCTACGCATGTTCCATTTGCTCCTGCGGGGCCTTCAACCGACCCGGCACGAATGCAACCCTTTACATTTCGAGATCACGAACGGGCCCCGTGCCGAAGCGAGGCCGAGAAACCCGCACCTCGTCGGGGCCAATGAAAACGAGAGCGGACCCGCGCACACGCGAGTTTTTCTTGGCGCTGGCACAAGAAACATTTGAGCCTCCCTGGTCGAGCCTCGCTCAAGGCACAACCCGTCCCCGCATTCTTGTCGGCGGTGGATCGGGTTGCCGAGGTGACTGTAAGCGTTTACATAAAAAACGCAACAATGTTCGTGAAGGGAGCGCAGGGCGGCATCGGCCCTTGCCGCAGCGCAACAAAAAATCATCCCGATGGCGAGGTCCACGGCACTCCGTCATCCGGCCAACCGACCCGCTCGGCGAGGCCTCTGGAAATTTCGGCAACCACATTGCAATGGGACACGCGGCGTCATAGGACATTGCGCATGGCAGACAGCAACCCGAAGGCGAAACGGCGCGCCAAGCGCAGCAGCCGTCCGCGTCCCGGCGGCAGCGTCACGATCCATCGCATCGCGGCCGAGGCCGGCGTCTCGACCGCGACCGTCTCGCGTGCGCTCAACCAACCCGAGAAAGTCAGCGCGGAGGCACGCGAGCGCGTCCAGGCCGCGATCAAGCGCAACCATTATATCCTCGACGGTTTCGCGGTCGGCCTCGCCTCGCGGCGCTCGCGCACGATCGGGCTCCTGATCCCCACCATCACCAACTCGATCTATGCCTCCTCGACGCAGGCGGTGCAGCGCGTCGCGCAGCAGAACGGCTACAGCGTGCTGGTCGGCGTGTCGGAGTTCTCGCCGTCGCGCGAGGAAGTGCTGATCCAGAAGCTGCTCGAGCGGCGGGTGGACGGTCTGGTGCTCACCGGCGAGGCGCGGTCGGCCGCGGCCTATGAGAAGATCAAGCGCAATGGCGTGCCCTTCGTCGTCACCTGGCAGTTGACCGCCGATCCCGCTTTGCCCTCGGTCTCGTTCGACAATCGCAAGGCCACCTTCGCCGCGGTCGAGCATCTGATCGCGCTCGGCCATCGCCGGATCGGGCTCATCTGCGGGCGTACCGATGTCAATGACCGGGCGCTGGCGCGGCGCGAGGCCTTCGAAGCCTGCATGGCCCGCCATGGGCTGCCGGTGTCAGCCGATCTGGTGTTCGAGCGCGATTTCGAGTTCGTCGAGGGACGCAGCGCCATGCATGCGATCCTGCGCCACCGATCACGCCCCACCGCGGTCTTCTGCGCCAATGACATTCAGGCGATCGGCGCCATGTATGAGTGCCAGGAGGCCGGGGTGAAGGTGCCCGAGCAGATGTCGATCGTGGGCTTCGACGACCTGCCGATCTCGCAATACATGCATCCGCAGCTCACCACGGTTCGCGTGCCGGCGGACGACATGGGAAAGCGCGCGACCGAGATGCTGCTGGCGGCGATCGAGGGCAAGCCCGGCGATCAGCGCGTCGAACTCACGACCGATCTGGTGGTGCGCCGTTCCACCGCGACGCCGAAGCGCCAGAACCGCGCGTCCGCGAGCTAGAACGCGATCTTCCAGCTTCCGTCGGACGTCTCGCAGAAGGGCAGCTGATAGGCCCGTCCGCCGCCTTTGGTGAAGACATGCTCGACCTGACCGCAGCGCATGCCGTCGCGGGTGAAAACATCGAGCAGCGTCGCCCGGCCGGCCTTGCCCGTCAGCGGATCGTCCCAGTCGATGGAAGCGCCCACCTGCTGTCCCTCGAGCACCTCGCGCACCGACTGCTTCAGGAGGCCCCAGTCCCACTCGCTGAGATTGTAGGACGTGTGGCCGAAGGGATCGACCAGGGGACCGGCCTGGGCCGGCAGGGCGAACGCAACGGCCATCGCGGCCAAGGATAGCGCCAGAATCGCGCCAGGACGAAAGCTCGGTGCCATGATCCCCTCTTTCGGTTGCGACAACAGGGCCCCTCGATGAAGCGGCTGGCCGTTCGCCGGAGCGACCCCTGCTCCCTATCCGCGACCGACGAAGGGCATGTTGGTCGCCATCACGGTCAGGAACTGGGCATTGGCCTCCGGCGGCAGGCCCGCCATGAACAGCACGGCCTGCACCACATTGCGCACATCCATGGTGGGCTCGATGGCGAGCGTGCCGTTGGCCTGCGGCACGCCGCTCTTCATCTTCTCGGTCATGTCGGTCGAGGCATTGCCGATATCGATCTGGCCGCAGGCGATGCCATGGAGCCGCCCGTCGAGCGAGATCGATTTCGTCAGGCCGGTAACCGCATGCTTGGTCGAGGTATAGGGCGCCGAGTTCGGCCGCGGGGCATGGGCCGAGATCGAGCCGTTATTGATGATGCGGCCGCCCTGGGGCTGCTGCGTCCTCATCATGCGGAAGGCGGCCTGCGCGCAGAGGAACATGCCGGTGAGATTGACTTCGACGACCCGCTTCCAATCCTCATAGGGGATCTCGTCGAAGGGCAGGCCGCGGCCGAAGGTGCCGGCATTGTTGAAGAGCAGGTCGAGCCGGCCGAAAGCCGACCGGGTTTCTGCGAAGAGGCGGTTGACCGAGGCCGGATCGCTGACATCGGTCGGGACCGCGAGGCTGCGGCCCGGCAGGGCCTTGCCCCTGGCGGCCGTCTCCTCGAGCGCATCCTGCCGGCGCCCGGCCAGGGCGACCGAATAGCCTTCGCCCAGCAGACCCAGGGCCACGGCGCGTCCGATGCCGCTGCCGGCGCCGGTAATGATCGCCACTTTATAGTCAGCCGACATGCCGTCCCCTGCGCTTCCCGATCGAGCCTTCATCCTAACATGAGGAGCGCGAATCAGGCACGCCGTCCCTCGCGTCAGGCGTGCCCGCCGCCTTTTTCGATCGCCTGCGCCGCGGCGGCCCCGATCGCCTCGGCGGGAACCTGATCGCCGGATTCGACCCGAACCACCACGCCACGGCCGACCAGTTCGATGCCGTTCTCGCGGAAGGCATTGACCAGCTTCTCATAGGCTACGCGACGGATGGCGAACTGGGTGCCCGGCTTGGCGATGTATTTGATGCCGATCACCATCGCACCGTCCTCGACATTGCGAATGCCCTGCGACTTGAGGGGATCGATGAACCCCGGCCCCAGGGCGGGATCGTCGAGCAGCTCTTGTCCGATCTTCTTCACCAGCTTCTTGATCAACCCGATGTCGGTGTCGGGTGCGACGCGGAACTCGAGCCGCATCAGCGCCCAATCGCGGGTGTAGTTCGTCAGCGATTTCATCTGGCCGAACGGCAGGGTGTGAACTGCGCCACGCTGGTGGCGCAGCTTCATCGACCGCAAGGAAATGCTCTCGACATCGCCGCGCAGATTGCCGACCTCGACATAGTCGCCGATGCGGAAGCTGTCCTCGAGCAGGAAGAAGATGCCCGCCAGGATGTCGGCGATCGTCTGCTGCGCGCCGAGGCCGATGGCGATGCCGACCACGCCGGCGCCGGCCAGGAGCGGCCCGATCTCGACGCCGAGCGAGGCCAGCACGATCATCGCGACCATGAGGCCGAGCGAGACCTGCAGGAACTTCCGCAGCAAGGGCAGCAGGGTCGCAAGGCGCTGCGCCTTGGTGCTAACGCCGCCGGCCTTTGCGTTCTCCATGGCGCGATCAATCGAGCGGGCGATCAGGGCCCACCCCACATAACCCAGCAGCAGCACCACGCCGATATCGAACAGGATGCTGAACACATAGGTGCCGATGCCGAGCTGGTCCGGATCGAAGCCCCAGATCCGCGAGGTCAGGACGATGGCGCCCACAATGAGCACGAACCAGACGGCGCGCATCAAGCGCTGGACCTGTTTGAACGCGGAGCTGTCTGGAATGACCGGCGCTTGATTGGGAATCTCGTCGCCTGCGGGCGCGGCACCGCCGGTGGTCAGCACGGCGACACCATAGAACTGTGCCAAGGGCCGATGGATCAGCCAGGCGAGCAAGGGCACCGAAAGCATCAAGAGCAGGCTGGCCAAGGCCCGTGGTGCCGTGCCCTGCTGCACGCGCAGGATCCCGTCGGCGATCACCAGCCACAGAATCGCAAGGTAAACCGTCAGCAATACGGGCCAGGCGTCGATCAGCATATGGCGTCCGCTGCCGACCGACAGCCAGTGGCGCGCGCGCTCCGCGACGGCGCTGCGGTTGCGCCAGGCCAGTCCGGCGAGATAGGCAAAGGGCAGAAGGCTCAAGGGCAAGGCCAGGGCGATGATGCTTTCATCGTCGAGCTTGAGCGCCATCAGGATGCGGCTGATCGCGGTGACGCCGACTACCAGGAGCGTCGTCGTCAGCACGATCCGATGCAGGGCCCTGGCGGCCGCGTCGTCAACGGTCAGAAGCCGCATGCCGGGATTCTCGGGGTCGCAGAAGAACAGCGTCAGCTTGCTGACCACCAGCACTGCCGCGATCGCGCGCAGCAGGATCATCAGGACCTGGGGAGCGGCAGGGTGGGTCGGGTCGACGATGGCATAGGTCAGCGCCGACGCCGCCAGGAAGGCTGCGATCTCGACCAGATCCAGCATCAGGCGCAGCACCAGGGCACCGACCGCGATCCGTGTGCCGCCACGGGCCTGCTCGCGGATCCGGCGGCGGACCGGCGCCAGCAGGGCACGGACCGCCAGCATGCCGGCGGCACCCACCGCCAG
The nucleotide sequence above comes from Hypericibacter terrae. Encoded proteins:
- a CDS encoding sugar ABC transporter substrate-binding protein; translation: MAKRLNPKLFPDYTQKKVVDGTMERLDLHGVSRRQFLSFASASAIAAATAASVGIPSIAVADPSGKIAHLIMTLQLEYCANADVGAHGAADALGLGFASFDGQLDSERQLNQFEQQIAAGVNGVMLHAPGGGSIKRIAQLANENKIWFDNTWGTLPWFTPFEAGDYYTMYAVPEEFSAERAVTVEVCKAIMDKFGGGTVVGVTGIEGNSTDTIRSRGRDDAFKDFPKIKFAGSLPGKWNREDSQKAMEDLISRYPNIVGVIAQNDDVADGCMAALRAAGMQPGKDVFLSGADGTTGGAEAIKQGKLLTTSANVPAYMGALLATRLYDVMNGWKPRASERMMSWRSVAMTKDNVDAYLTRYVNNGDVAPFDYEKLSKVKHPNDWDPQAELFPMDIDREWGGIPKPDGWDYPAAYRDAHANGEAKAVQEEYKAHYKIDFFGPSPMKKA
- a CDS encoding MBL fold metallo-hydrolase codes for the protein MIFFWAETPDGWGIPGIHGPLAEDELDGYVQSGVYLIRGKGENLLIDSGNWTLPEHNNGMGEFLVDLLDKEKNALKYIFITHFHYDHVGNADMLKKRYGAEVVCHPLDRPIIEDPMIVTRRENITRLGTTPEALLEDFNLKPGESFGLSDPDIVRKYWNFPVEVDRAVEDGDILDVGGLKLEVVHLPGHCPGHIGLWNPNTRTLYPGDLMHYPTPLGPFPIGNAKDHSHSIQRCIDYAPELLLEGHGLSAYSKDSSLRRMKHMQMQQRDTQNRVLFVLRREKRPVTIPELLPEVMPVKTDLNYTVSTGIGERHCYAEACIQTHLLWLIEQGKAERIREEGKIKFVAKQ
- the hisD gene encoding histidinol dehydrogenase; the encoded protein is MRRYVKKAPPKAPRDLSRVEETVRKMLADIASNRDEAVARYARELDRWQGKEFRVSEDEIRKVATNLPESFKEDFAFCKQQVTDFARRQRDSMQEFEVETQDGIRLGQKHIPVEAVGCYIPGGKYPLVSAAIMSVGTARVAGVGYITACAPPRDGVAIFPPTLYALHASGADEIYALGGVQAMAAMAHGCVGMRPVDMITGPGNAFVAEAKRQLFGVVGLDLMAGPTEILIIADDSADPALIATDLLGQAEHGPDSPAWLVTTSDALGKAVLAEIEKQLETLPTAEVASLAWRDHGEIVVVDSDEEAVSVSDEYAPEHLEVMTKRLDFYLSKLRNYGSLFLGEECTVAYGDKGVGTNHTLPTGRAARYTGGLWAGKFIKTVTYQHLTPEASRRIAPIMGRVCHVEGMLAHEITADVRYRRYAPKNA
- a CDS encoding LacI family DNA-binding transcriptional regulator codes for the protein MADSNPKAKRRAKRSSRPRPGGSVTIHRIAAEAGVSTATVSRALNQPEKVSAEARERVQAAIKRNHYILDGFAVGLASRRSRTIGLLIPTITNSIYASSTQAVQRVAQQNGYSVLVGVSEFSPSREEVLIQKLLERRVDGLVLTGEARSAAAYEKIKRNGVPFVVTWQLTADPALPSVSFDNRKATFAAVEHLIALGHRRIGLICGRTDVNDRALARREAFEACMARHGLPVSADLVFERDFEFVEGRSAMHAILRHRSRPTAVFCANDIQAIGAMYECQEAGVKVPEQMSIVGFDDLPISQYMHPQLTTVRVPADDMGKRATEMLLAAIEGKPGDQRVELTTDLVVRRSTATPKRQNRASAS
- a CDS encoding SDR family oxidoreductase; its protein translation is MSADYKVAIITGAGSGIGRAVALGLLGEGYSVALAGRRQDALEETAARGKALPGRSLAVPTDVSDPASVNRLFAETRSAFGRLDLLFNNAGTFGRGLPFDEIPYEDWKRVVEVNLTGMFLCAQAAFRMMRTQQPQGGRIINNGSISAHAPRPNSAPYTSTKHAVTGLTKSISLDGRLHGIACGQIDIGNASTDMTEKMKSGVPQANGTLAIEPTMDVRNVVQAVLFMAGLPPEANAQFLTVMATNMPFVGRG
- a CDS encoding mechanosensitive ion channel family protein; this encodes MSARPGRGRSRSGIGWLASLLLAGFLSLALAGSAAAKGSPPPPPPPDLDSVLSAFPDGMTDAQLDAVLGVMNDKTLRDGLRKRLVAEMAARQAAASPEGEHILKIYAERLRALPAAYAALPSTLDAAFSRDGTISGFDGAARWIGGIALILAVGAAGMLAVRALLAPVRRRIREQARGGTRIAVGALVLRLMLDLVEIAAFLAASALTYAIVDPTHPAAPQVLMILLRAIAAVLVVSKLTLFFCDPENPGMRLLTVDDAAARALHRIVLTTTLLVVGVTAISRILMALKLDDESIIALALPLSLLPFAYLAGLAWRNRSAVAERARHWLSVGSGRHMLIDAWPVLLTVYLAILWLVIADGILRVQQGTAPRALASLLLMLSVPLLAWLIHRPLAQFYGVAVLTTGGAAPAGDEIPNQAPVIPDSSAFKQVQRLMRAVWFVLIVGAIVLTSRIWGFDPDQLGIGTYVFSILFDIGVVLLLGYVGWALIARSIDRAMENAKAGGVSTKAQRLATLLPLLRKFLQVSLGLMVAMIVLASLGVEIGPLLAGAGVVGIAIGLGAQQTIADILAGIFFLLEDSFRIGDYVEVGNLRGDVESISLRSMKLRHQRGAVHTLPFGQMKSLTNYTRDWALMRLEFRVAPDTDIGLIKKLVKKIGQELLDDPALGPGFIDPLKSQGIRNVEDGAMVIGIKYIAKPGTQFAIRRVAYEKLVNAFRENGIELVGRGVVVRVESGDQVPAEAIGAAAAQAIEKGGGHA